A single region of the Roseivivax sp. THAF197b genome encodes:
- the ccmI gene encoding c-type cytochrome biogenesis protein CcmI, with protein sequence MIAFWIVSVAMTLLVAALIGLALLRRRRADNTGEASDIGVYRDQLREVDRDLERGVIGPEEAERLRTEVSRRLLSADAAAQAKAAQSTEPRGLTLAMAVLVLSFLMGASLYLYANLGAPGYGDLGLADRIAQAEEARANRPDQETAEAQVPATAPTEPPAPEYLELVERLRNAVAERQDDLQGFQLLARSEAALGNYREAYQAQERIIALKGDAATAKDYVDLADMMILAAGGYISPEAERALQAGLARDPENGVATYYAGLSFAQTGRPDRAFRIWDGLLRRSGADDPWVAPIASQIEEMAWRAGVNDYTPPLPDPSLPDAPLPGPSADDMDAAGDMSAEDREAMIAGMVARLSDRLSRQGGTPEEWARLITAYGVLNDTDQARAIWNNAQEVFLGNEAALEVVREGAISAGVAQ encoded by the coding sequence ATGATTGCCTTCTGGATCGTGAGCGTCGCCATGACGCTTCTGGTGGCCGCCTTGATCGGCCTGGCCTTGTTGCGCAGGCGGCGCGCGGACAATACCGGCGAGGCGTCTGATATCGGCGTCTATCGCGACCAGCTGCGCGAGGTGGACCGAGATCTCGAACGCGGCGTGATCGGCCCGGAGGAGGCAGAGCGCCTGCGCACCGAGGTGTCGCGCCGCCTTCTGAGCGCGGATGCCGCCGCTCAGGCCAAGGCCGCCCAATCGACCGAGCCGCGCGGCCTGACTTTGGCCATGGCAGTGCTGGTCCTGTCCTTCCTCATGGGCGCGAGCCTTTATCTTTACGCCAATCTGGGCGCGCCCGGCTACGGCGATCTGGGCCTCGCGGACCGCATCGCGCAGGCGGAGGAGGCGCGGGCAAACCGCCCCGATCAGGAAACCGCCGAAGCGCAGGTGCCCGCAACGGCGCCCACCGAGCCGCCCGCGCCCGAATACCTGGAACTCGTGGAGCGGCTGCGCAACGCGGTGGCCGAGCGTCAGGATGACCTTCAGGGCTTCCAGCTTCTCGCCCGGTCCGAGGCCGCGCTTGGCAATTACCGCGAAGCCTATCAGGCGCAGGAACGGATCATCGCGCTCAAGGGCGATGCGGCCACGGCGAAGGATTACGTCGATCTCGCGGACATGATGATCCTCGCCGCAGGCGGTTACATCTCGCCCGAGGCGGAGCGCGCGTTGCAGGCGGGCCTTGCACGCGATCCCGAGAACGGCGTGGCCACCTATTACGCGGGTTTGAGCTTTGCGCAGACCGGACGTCCCGATCGCGCCTTCCGCATCTGGGACGGCCTGCTGCGCCGCTCCGGCGCGGACGATCCGTGGGTCGCGCCCATCGCCAGCCAGATCGAGGAGATGGCCTGGCGCGCAGGCGTGAACGATTATACGCCGCCCCTGCCCGACCCATCCCTGCCAGACGCGCCCCTGCCCGGCCCGAGCGCGGATGACATGGATGCGGCAGGCGACATGAGCGCCGAGGACCGCGAGGCGATGATCGCGGGCATGGTCGCGCGCCTCTCGGACCGGCTCTCGCGTCAGGGCGGCACGCCCGAGGAATGGGCGCGTCTCATCACCGCCTACGGGGTTCTGAATGACACCGATCAGGCGCGTGCGATCTGGAACAACGCACAGGAAGTGTTCCTCGGCAATGAAGCGGCACTCGAAGTGGTCCGCGAAGGCGCGATCAGCGCGGGCGTTGCGCAATGA
- the dusA gene encoding tRNA dihydrouridine(20/20a) synthase DusA — protein MMDWTDRHCRVFHRVLSRETLLYTEMVTAPALVRGGALHLLDHAPVEHPLALQLGGSDPAELAQAARLGAESGYDEINLNCGCPSDRVQSGTFGAVLMKAPETVARAVSAMRDVVDVPVTVKCRIGVDDQDAETVLPDFLAQIRDAGCTRVTVHARKAWLQGLSPKENRDIPPLDYDLVHRMKAAFPDMHVSINGGIETLDAAKGFLEAGLDGVMIGRAAYHRPWDILADADRAIYGKDRAPIAPEDAACAMQPYIADHIAGGGKLHQITRHMLGLFTGRPGARIWRRVLSENATRPEADGRLIDRALEEMQVARDAA, from the coding sequence ATGATGGATTGGACCGACCGGCATTGCCGGGTGTTCCATCGTGTGCTCTCACGCGAGACGCTGCTTTATACCGAGATGGTCACCGCCCCGGCACTTGTGCGGGGAGGGGCGTTGCATCTGCTCGATCACGCCCCCGTCGAGCATCCTCTGGCGCTGCAACTCGGCGGCAGCGATCCGGCTGAATTGGCCCAAGCTGCGCGGCTCGGGGCGGAATCGGGCTATGACGAGATCAATCTCAATTGCGGTTGCCCGTCGGACCGCGTGCAGTCGGGCACTTTCGGAGCGGTCCTGATGAAGGCGCCCGAAACCGTGGCGCGCGCTGTGAGCGCGATGCGGGACGTCGTGGACGTGCCGGTCACAGTGAAGTGCCGCATCGGTGTCGATGATCAGGATGCCGAAACCGTCCTTCCGGACTTCCTTGCGCAGATCCGCGATGCGGGTTGCACGCGCGTGACGGTGCATGCGCGAAAGGCCTGGCTGCAGGGCCTGTCGCCCAAGGAGAACCGGGACATTCCTCCGCTGGATTACGACCTCGTGCATCGCATGAAGGCGGCCTTCCCGGACATGCACGTGTCAATCAACGGCGGCATCGAAACGCTGGACGCCGCAAAGGGCTTCCTCGAAGCAGGGCTCGACGGGGTGATGATCGGGCGCGCCGCATATCACCGGCCGTGGGATATTCTGGCCGATGCCGACCGGGCGATTTACGGCAAGGATCGCGCCCCCATTGCGCCCGAGGATGCGGCCTGCGCGATGCAACCCTATATCGCGGATCACATCGCGGGCGGGGGCAAGCTGCACCAGATCACACGCCACATGCTGGGGCTTTTCACCGGCCGGCCCGGCGCGCGTATCTGGCGGCGCGTGCTGTCGGAGAATGCGACCCGTCCGGAGGCGGATGGCCGGCTGATCGACCGCGCGCTCGAAGAGATGCAGGTGGCCCGCGACGCGGCGTGA
- a CDS encoding site-specific integrase encodes MASITKLPSGAYRVQIRRKGRYASETFLRRDDAHRWARQAETRVDQGLAPNKSSVSRLQTFGDLIDLHITDMCEVGKPPRRSKAATLTTLKRDLGKEKIGHLDRQKLIDYGKMRAEQGAGPVTLGIDIGVIKMIITHAAAVHGLDISPEPVDLARVALKRLGLIGKGTERDRRPRTDELNRLFSCFDDNERLTLPMTRIVKFAVATAMRLDEICRVEWTDLDVDRRMLLIRDRKDPRNKTGNDQRIPLFAVTGFDAWALVTEQAKELGHARGRIFPYNSKSVGTAFRRACVEVSVKDLHFHDLRHEGTSRLFEAGFAIEQVSLVTGHKDWKMLRRYTHIRPETLHRLAASRAPSRLETRAAE; translated from the coding sequence ATGGCCTCCATCACCAAGCTCCCCTCCGGTGCATACCGGGTCCAGATCAGACGAAAGGGCCGCTACGCGAGCGAGACGTTCCTCCGCCGCGACGACGCCCATCGTTGGGCCCGCCAAGCGGAGACCCGGGTCGATCAGGGGCTGGCGCCGAACAAGTCGTCCGTTTCCCGCCTCCAGACCTTTGGCGACCTCATCGACCTTCATATAACCGATATGTGCGAGGTAGGGAAACCGCCGCGTCGCAGCAAGGCCGCCACGCTCACGACGCTCAAGCGCGATCTGGGCAAGGAGAAGATCGGACACCTCGACCGGCAGAAGCTGATCGACTACGGCAAGATGCGCGCGGAGCAAGGTGCGGGTCCGGTGACACTCGGGATCGACATCGGCGTGATCAAGATGATCATCACCCACGCTGCAGCCGTGCACGGGCTCGACATCTCTCCGGAACCCGTTGATCTGGCGCGCGTTGCGCTCAAGCGGCTTGGACTCATCGGCAAGGGTACGGAGCGGGATCGGCGCCCGCGCACGGATGAGTTGAACCGCCTCTTCAGCTGCTTCGATGATAACGAACGGCTCACCCTGCCGATGACACGCATCGTGAAGTTCGCGGTGGCCACGGCGATGCGGCTCGACGAGATTTGCCGCGTCGAATGGACCGATCTCGACGTCGACCGCCGGATGCTCCTGATCCGCGACCGAAAAGATCCGCGCAACAAGACCGGAAACGACCAGCGGATCCCACTCTTCGCCGTCACGGGGTTCGACGCCTGGGCGCTGGTCACCGAACAGGCAAAGGAACTCGGGCACGCAAGGGGCCGGATCTTTCCCTACAACTCGAAATCGGTCGGAACGGCCTTCCGGCGCGCCTGCGTCGAGGTCAGCGTGAAGGACCTGCATTTTCACGATCTACGCCATGAGGGCACAAGCCGCCTGTTCGAGGCCGGCTTCGCGATCGAACAGGTCTCGCTGGTCACCGGCCACAAGGATTGGAAAATGCTGCGCCGGTACACGCATATCCGCCCGGAAACGCTGCACCGGCTTGCCGCGTCGCGCGCCCCTTCCCGGCTCGAGACCCGCGCAGCCGAGTGA
- a CDS encoding DUF1289 domain-containing protein, which produces MADRQTPSDKVWRRNEIESPCVQTCVVHPAERLCVGCLRSIEEITGWSRMSAEERRAIMAELPSRAPRLKKRRGGRQARLTPDT; this is translated from the coding sequence ATGGCCGACCGGCAGACGCCGTCAGACAAGGTCTGGCGCCGGAACGAGATCGAAAGCCCGTGTGTGCAGACCTGCGTCGTCCATCCGGCCGAGCGGCTCTGTGTCGGCTGCCTGCGCAGCATCGAGGAAATCACCGGCTGGTCTCGCATGTCCGCCGAGGAGCGTCGCGCCATCATGGCCGAGTTGCCCTCGCGTGCGCCACGCCTGAAAAAGCGCCGCGGCGGCCGTCAGGCACGATTGACGCCCGACACCTGA
- a CDS encoding superoxide dismutase: protein MAFELPDLPYPHDSLASKGMSQETLEFHHDIHHKAYVDNGNKAIAGTEWEGKSVEEIIKGTYDPKAVAQSGIFNNASQYWNHNQFWEMMSPDNVAMPTELENAITESFGSVEKFKEDFAAAGAGQFGSGWAWLVKDTDGGLKVTKTENGVNPLCFGQTALLGVDVWEHSYYIDFRNKRPAYLNNFLENLVNWENVAERLSKA, encoded by the coding sequence ATGGCTTTCGAACTTCCCGACCTCCCGTATCCCCACGATTCACTGGCCTCCAAGGGCATGTCGCAGGAAACGCTCGAGTTTCACCACGACATCCACCACAAGGCCTATGTCGACAACGGCAACAAGGCGATTGCCGGCACCGAGTGGGAAGGCAAGTCCGTCGAAGAGATCATCAAGGGCACCTATGACCCGAAGGCGGTCGCGCAGAGCGGCATCTTCAACAACGCCTCGCAATACTGGAACCACAACCAGTTCTGGGAAATGATGTCGCCCGACAATGTGGCGATGCCGACAGAGCTGGAAAACGCCATCACCGAAAGCTTCGGCTCGGTCGAGAAGTTCAAGGAAGACTTCGCCGCCGCGGGTGCCGGTCAGTTCGGCTCCGGCTGGGCATGGCTCGTGAAGGACACCGATGGCGGGCTGAAGGTCACCAAGACCGAGAACGGCGTGAACCCGCTTTGCTTCGGTCAGACGGCACTGCTGGGCGTCGATGTCTGGGAGCATTCCTACTACATCGATTTCCGCAACAAGCGTCCGGCCTACCTCAACAACTTCCTGGAAAACCTGGTGAACTGGGAAAACGTGGCGGAGCGCCTGTCCAAGGCCTGA
- a CDS encoding DUF932 domain-containing protein codes for MNTETIDTGRDMSGGYRVDVSRGTNVDRVSSEWFSRPDDERYLSLDDLFASVKGRAERSRTRTVESAAIRVEAHRDNPEKLGIVVPGTDEPIAPTHWSFGQLSSLVGAPAAYLRQLPAPLAGINLQYGLTNHRAEQIKTMEVANGRTELRAVTGPDYGRIYDHELVSAVQRIAGNGTGDTRWKVPGVLDWSTGIYNPRVDVTKETTTLYASDRDVFLFLVDDLNPIEAGLLPDGSPDLYFRGFYCWNSEVGAKTLGIASFYLRAVCQNRNLWGVEDFQEITIRHSKYAASRFAHEAAPALSRFAESSPAPFIDGIRAAREKIVARSDEDRQDFLRKRGFSKAETGRIVETVLAEEGRPPESVFDFVQGITAVARFKPQQDARLVMEGKAKALLEKA; via the coding sequence ATGAATACCGAGACTATCGATACCGGGCGTGATATGAGCGGCGGCTACAGGGTGGATGTGTCGCGCGGCACCAATGTGGACCGCGTGTCGTCCGAGTGGTTCTCGCGGCCGGATGACGAGCGGTATCTGTCACTCGACGATCTGTTCGCCTCGGTCAAGGGCCGTGCGGAGCGGAGCCGGACGCGCACGGTGGAGAGCGCCGCGATCCGGGTCGAGGCGCATCGCGACAACCCGGAGAAGCTGGGCATTGTCGTGCCAGGCACGGATGAACCCATCGCGCCGACCCATTGGTCCTTCGGCCAGCTCTCGAGCCTTGTCGGCGCGCCCGCGGCCTATCTGCGGCAACTGCCCGCGCCGCTGGCGGGGATCAACCTGCAATACGGTCTGACCAACCACCGCGCGGAGCAGATCAAGACCATGGAAGTCGCGAATGGCCGCACGGAACTGCGCGCCGTGACCGGCCCCGATTATGGCCGCATCTACGACCATGAACTGGTCTCCGCCGTGCAGCGCATCGCCGGCAACGGGACAGGCGACACGCGTTGGAAGGTCCCCGGCGTCCTCGACTGGTCCACCGGCATCTACAACCCGCGCGTGGACGTCACGAAGGAGACGACGACGCTCTACGCCTCGGACCGCGACGTTTTCCTGTTCCTCGTCGACGACCTCAACCCAATCGAGGCGGGGCTGCTGCCCGACGGCTCACCCGACCTCTATTTCCGGGGGTTCTACTGCTGGAATTCCGAGGTGGGTGCCAAAACGCTCGGCATCGCCAGCTTCTACCTCCGTGCCGTCTGCCAGAACCGTAACCTCTGGGGCGTCGAGGATTTCCAGGAGATCACCATCCGGCATTCGAAATACGCCGCCTCCCGGTTCGCACATGAGGCTGCTCCGGCGCTGAGCCGCTTCGCCGAGTCCTCGCCCGCGCCTTTCATCGACGGCATCCGCGCGGCGCGCGAGAAGATCGTCGCGCGGTCCGACGAGGACCGTCAGGATTTCCTGCGCAAGCGCGGTTTCTCGAAGGCGGAGACGGGGCGGATCGTCGAGACGGTGCTGGCCGAGGAAGGCCGCCCGCCCGAGAGCGTCTTCGACTTCGTGCAAGGGATCACGGCGGTGGCCCGGTTTAAGCCGCAGCAGGATGCGCGGCTGGTCATGGAGGGGAAGGCGAAGGCGTTGTTGGAGAAAGCCTAA
- a CDS encoding ParB/RepB/Spo0J family partition protein codes for MTKQQKITLSASRDIPFNKLMLSQSNVRHVKAGVWIEELAEDIARRTLLSSITVRPVLDDSGAETGMYTIPAGGRRFRALELLVKQKRMNKTALVPCIVRTDGLAEEDSLAENVQRAPLHPLDQFRAFQAMREKGRTEEEIAAAFFVSASVVKQRLKLAAVAPSLHDAYAEEEMTLDQLMAFTVNPDHARQEQVWEALQRHYSRQPYEIRRMLTEDAVRASDKRAQFVGLDDYVEAGGEIMRDLFQQDDGGWLQDSALLDVMVREKLAEEAEAVRAEGWKWVEVDTEFPYGHTFGMRRVHGEAVPMSDEEAARYQALKAEYDALEAEHAEADELPDEVDTRLGKIEEAMEAFEARPIRFEAEDLALAGAFVSIDSSGRLRVERGYVRQEDEPVEEVEGADEVAPQAAPVEDTDDTVTSTKDEEEEDDGLKPLSDRLVMELTAHRTLALRNALAQDPQVAFLAALHAMVLRLFYRYAVDSCVEIEPRNAAFGSQVPGLGDTAYAQAIDQRHETWARNLPKAPEDLWEALTEFDSCSREALFAHCVAVTVNAVHDPYQRRPCAIVHADVLAGTVGLDMAKAGWTATGDSYLGRVTKARILEAVREAKGEDAADRIAGLKKAEMVTAAEDLLSGTGWLPDPLRTPPLPEEDAPEIELVDDADSADGEPSDDDPESGEAQSAENGGEPAIGDSDPMEEDDPVAGDAFARTAAE; via the coding sequence ATGACCAAGCAACAGAAAATCACCCTCAGCGCCTCGCGCGACATCCCCTTCAACAAGCTGATGCTCAGCCAGTCGAACGTGCGCCACGTCAAGGCCGGCGTGTGGATCGAGGAACTGGCCGAGGACATCGCGCGGCGGACGCTGCTCAGCTCGATCACCGTGCGGCCCGTGCTGGACGACAGTGGCGCCGAGACCGGCATGTACACGATCCCCGCCGGCGGGCGGCGGTTCCGGGCGCTCGAGCTGCTCGTGAAACAGAAGCGCATGAACAAGACAGCGCTGGTGCCCTGCATCGTGCGCACAGACGGGCTCGCCGAAGAGGACAGCCTGGCCGAGAACGTCCAGCGCGCGCCGTTGCATCCGCTCGACCAGTTCCGCGCCTTCCAGGCGATGCGCGAGAAAGGCCGCACCGAGGAGGAGATCGCCGCGGCCTTCTTCGTCTCGGCCAGCGTGGTCAAGCAGCGGCTGAAGCTGGCTGCCGTCGCGCCCTCGCTGCACGATGCCTATGCCGAAGAGGAAATGACGCTCGACCAGCTCATGGCCTTCACTGTCAATCCCGATCACGCACGGCAGGAGCAGGTCTGGGAGGCGCTGCAGCGGCACTATTCGCGGCAGCCCTACGAGATCCGCCGCATGCTGACCGAGGACGCGGTGCGGGCCTCGGACAAGCGGGCGCAGTTCGTGGGGCTCGACGATTACGTCGAGGCCGGGGGTGAGATCATGCGTGACCTGTTCCAGCAGGACGATGGCGGCTGGCTGCAGGATTCCGCCCTGCTCGACGTCATGGTGCGCGAGAAACTGGCCGAGGAGGCCGAGGCAGTCCGTGCCGAAGGCTGGAAATGGGTCGAGGTCGATACCGAGTTCCCCTACGGCCATACCTTCGGGATGCGCCGGGTTCATGGCGAAGCGGTGCCGATGAGCGACGAGGAGGCTGCCCGCTATCAGGCGCTGAAGGCCGAATACGACGCGCTTGAGGCGGAGCATGCGGAGGCCGACGAGCTGCCCGACGAGGTCGATACCCGGTTGGGCAAGATCGAGGAGGCGATGGAGGCGTTCGAGGCGCGTCCGATCCGGTTCGAGGCGGAAGACCTCGCGCTGGCTGGGGCCTTCGTCAGCATCGACAGTTCCGGGCGGTTGCGCGTCGAACGGGGCTATGTGCGGCAAGAGGATGAGCCGGTCGAGGAGGTGGAGGGCGCCGACGAGGTCGCACCGCAAGCGGCGCCGGTCGAGGACACCGACGATACCGTCACTTCCACCAAAGACGAGGAGGAAGAGGATGACGGCCTCAAGCCGCTTTCCGACCGCCTCGTCATGGAACTGACGGCCCATCGCACGCTGGCATTGCGGAATGCGCTGGCCCAGGACCCGCAGGTCGCCTTCCTCGCGGCGCTGCACGCGATGGTCCTGCGGCTCTTCTACCGCTACGCCGTCGACAGCTGCGTCGAGATCGAACCGCGCAACGCGGCCTTCGGATCGCAGGTGCCGGGCCTTGGCGACACGGCCTATGCGCAGGCCATCGACCAACGCCACGAGACCTGGGCGCGCAACCTGCCGAAAGCGCCCGAGGACCTCTGGGAGGCCCTGACCGAGTTCGACAGCTGCAGCCGCGAGGCGCTCTTCGCCCATTGCGTGGCGGTGACCGTCAATGCCGTCCACGACCCTTACCAGCGCCGACCGTGTGCCATCGTGCATGCGGATGTGCTGGCCGGGACCGTCGGGCTCGACATGGCCAAGGCGGGCTGGACGGCGACAGGCGACAGCTACCTCGGTCGGGTCACCAAGGCCCGCATCCTCGAGGCAGTTCGCGAAGCGAAGGGCGAGGACGCCGCTGACCGCATCGCGGGGCTGAAGAAGGCCGAGATGGTGACGGCAGCGGAGGACCTGCTCTCCGGCACCGGCTGGCTGCCGGACCCGCTGCGCACGCCGCCGTTGCCGGAAGAGGACGCGCCGGAGATCGAACTGGTCGACGATGCGGACAGCGCCGATGGAGAACCTTCGGACGACGATCCTGAAAGCGGCGAAGCGCAATCGGCGGAAAACGGCGGCGAACCGGCTATCGGAGATTCCGACCCCATGGAGGAAGATGATCCCGTCGCCGGTGACGCTTTCGCCCGGACAGCCGCCGAGTGA
- a CDS encoding antitoxin Xre-like helix-turn-helix domain-containing protein produces the protein MENVVLERPAPDRQGVALKAFTRIADAWSLTLREAAALADMSESTWKRAKKPDFAGDLTRDQMLRLSALIGLYKSLELYFNEPISRDWVKLPNRGPEFDGARPVDAMIEGGLPRILRVRGYVDALRGGV, from the coding sequence ATGGAAAACGTTGTTCTGGAACGTCCTGCGCCGGATCGGCAGGGGGTCGCGCTCAAGGCCTTCACGCGGATCGCGGACGCTTGGTCACTCACCTTGCGGGAGGCCGCGGCGCTGGCGGATATGTCGGAATCCACCTGGAAACGGGCCAAGAAGCCTGATTTTGCCGGAGATCTGACGCGCGACCAGATGCTGCGCCTGTCCGCGCTCATCGGCCTCTACAAGTCGCTCGAGCTCTATTTCAATGAGCCGATCTCGCGCGACTGGGTGAAGCTGCCCAACCGGGGTCCGGAATTCGACGGCGCGCGGCCCGTTGACGCGATGATTGAAGGGGGATTGCCCAGGATCCTGCGCGTGCGGGGCTATGTTGATGCGCTGCGGGGCGGGGTTTGA
- a CDS encoding RES family NAD+ phosphorylase, with protein sequence MRITSVNDRALVRLISETHHKPPVLRGLVDSDEEAAVLAEIEGETSARLIAEAQGSPALDRRELAFARRSHDLTLYGQSHINAAFTYTRPKGNRFNTGDRGAWYCAWNMLTSAQEVGFHRTRELGFIGRYEDEARYVELLADFIGDFPDLHGEAHPALDSVPERGYPAGQRLAADLRAEGHRGLIYPSVRHPGGRCFVAFDPGIIQNVRPGASWKLVWQGAPEFTIEGL encoded by the coding sequence TTGAGGATCACGTCGGTCAATGACCGTGCTCTTGTCAGGCTGATTTCCGAGACCCATCACAAGCCCCCAGTGCTGAGGGGGCTGGTCGACAGCGACGAGGAGGCCGCGGTTCTCGCCGAGATCGAAGGCGAGACCAGTGCCCGCCTGATCGCCGAAGCGCAGGGCAGTCCCGCGCTCGACCGCCGCGAACTCGCCTTCGCGCGGCGGTCGCATGACCTGACCCTTTACGGTCAGAGCCATATCAACGCGGCATTCACCTACACGAGGCCCAAGGGCAACCGGTTCAACACTGGCGACCGCGGTGCGTGGTACTGCGCCTGGAACATGCTGACGAGCGCGCAGGAAGTTGGATTTCACCGGACCCGTGAATTGGGCTTCATCGGCCGCTACGAGGACGAGGCGCGCTACGTGGAACTGCTGGCGGATTTTATCGGGGATTTCCCGGATCTGCACGGAGAGGCGCATCCGGCGCTCGATTCGGTCCCCGAGCGGGGCTACCCGGCCGGGCAGCGCCTTGCCGCCGACTTGAGGGCAGAGGGGCATCGTGGACTGATCTACCCATCCGTGCGCCACCCGGGCGGGCGGTGCTTCGTCGCCTTCGATCCCGGTATCATCCAGAATGTCCGTCCGGGCGCGAGCTGGAAGCTTGTCTGGCAAGGCGCGCCGGAATTTACGATCGAGGGGCTGTGA
- a CDS encoding calcium-binding protein, with translation MIWLLSALPFLLISTLVFRDDDDDDDDDNASNGNDDPDIGEPPLSGGVDDDLDLTEEDDRFDASSGNDIIRGLGGNDFIEGSSGNDALSGGDGDDSLLGEGGLDTLDGGPGNDVLDGGINDDDLLGGTGNDVIDGDDGDDSIKGNDGDDTLKGENGDDTLQGGLGEDDIDGGAGADLVDGGANDDALSGGDGDDQLLGLEGRDTLLGGTGNDTLDGGTHDDTLEGGDGDDVLIGGGFNDSLDGGAGNDTANASVGNDTITGGSGDDSLLGGLGEDVIDGGDGNDLVEGGSNDDVVRGNDGDDTVLGLDGNDTLSGGAGADILDGGADEDQLTGGTESDTFVVSLQREDGEAAPENTATITDFVTSGEEEDLLQIFLGAEDSPDDLSVTADGADAIISLGEGADAVDIVRIVNGITNNFTLENVVTIAEETVPVTAV, from the coding sequence ATGATTTGGCTGCTGAGCGCTTTGCCGTTTTTGCTTATTTCGACGCTCGTTTTTCGCGACGACGATGATGATGACGACGACGACAACGCGTCGAACGGAAATGATGACCCCGATATCGGCGAACCGCCCCTTTCCGGCGGGGTGGATGACGATCTTGACCTCACGGAGGAAGACGACCGGTTCGATGCCAGCTCCGGCAACGATATCATCCGTGGCCTCGGCGGGAATGACTTCATCGAGGGAAGCTCGGGCAACGACGCGCTGTCCGGCGGTGATGGAGACGACAGCCTCTTGGGCGAGGGCGGCCTCGATACGCTGGATGGCGGGCCCGGCAACGACGTGCTCGATGGCGGGATCAATGACGATGACCTGCTGGGCGGCACCGGCAACGATGTGATCGACGGCGACGATGGCGACGATTCCATCAAGGGCAATGACGGCGACGACACGCTCAAGGGCGAGAACGGCGACGACACACTTCAGGGCGGCCTTGGTGAGGATGACATAGACGGCGGCGCGGGCGCTGACTTGGTCGATGGCGGTGCGAATGATGACGCTTTGAGTGGTGGCGATGGCGACGATCAGCTTCTCGGGCTCGAAGGGCGAGACACTCTTCTGGGAGGCACGGGAAACGATACGCTGGATGGCGGTACACATGACGACACGCTCGAAGGAGGTGATGGCGACGACGTGCTGATCGGCGGCGGATTCAATGACAGCCTCGATGGCGGCGCCGGGAACGATACCGCCAATGCAAGTGTCGGGAACGACACAATCACTGGCGGTTCAGGCGACGACTCCCTCCTTGGAGGTCTTGGTGAGGACGTGATCGACGGGGGTGACGGCAATGATCTGGTCGAGGGCGGCTCCAATGACGACGTGGTGCGCGGTAATGACGGCGACGACACCGTTCTGGGCCTCGATGGCAATGACACGCTCAGCGGCGGTGCAGGGGCGGATATCCTCGATGGCGGTGCCGATGAGGATCAGCTGACCGGCGGCACGGAGAGCGACACCTTCGTCGTGTCCCTGCAGCGCGAGGATGGGGAAGCCGCGCCGGAGAACACCGCGACGATCACCGATTTCGTCACCTCCGGGGAAGAGGAGGACCTCTTGCAGATCTTCCTGGGCGCGGAGGATTCACCCGATGATCTTTCGGTTACGGCAGATGGCGCCGATGCGATCATCAGCCTCGGCGAGGGGGCCGATGCGGTAGATATCGTGCGGATCGTGAACGGCATCACCAACAATTTCACGCTTGAGAACGTGGTCACCATTGCCGAGGAGACGGTGCCCGTTACGGCCGTCTGA
- the ruvX gene encoding Holliday junction resolvase RuvX has product MIHETVEDAVEALPPMRALAGLDLGDKTIGVAVSDRLLSVATPLETIRRKKFTLDAEALIAILTAREIGGIVLGLPRNMDGTEGPRCQKTRAFARNLSGLWDGPITFWDERLSTVAAERALLEADTSRKKRAALIDHVAASYILQGALDRIRHIRQGKG; this is encoded by the coding sequence ATGATCCATGAAACCGTCGAGGACGCGGTGGAGGCCCTGCCGCCCATGCGCGCACTTGCGGGCCTCGATCTCGGCGACAAGACCATCGGCGTCGCGGTCTCGGATCGCCTGCTGTCCGTCGCCACCCCGCTCGAGACGATCCGTCGCAAGAAGTTTACCCTCGATGCCGAGGCGCTGATCGCGATCCTGACCGCGCGCGAGATCGGTGGCATCGTTCTGGGTCTGCCGCGCAACATGGACGGCACCGAAGGGCCGCGATGTCAGAAGACCCGTGCCTTTGCGCGCAATCTCTCGGGGCTCTGGGACGGGCCGATCACTTTCTGGGACGAAAGGCTGTCCACCGTGGCCGCCGAACGCGCCCTGCTTGAGGCCGATACGTCGCGCAAGAAACGCGCGGCCCTGATCGATCACGTCGCCGCCTCATATATCTTGCAGGGTGCGCTCGACCGAATTAGGCATATACGCCAGGGAAAGGGATAG